The genomic stretch GAAACCAAAAAGCTTAAAAGGAGGTAGTAGTCtatctaaaagttaaaaacaacaatgGCAACAACTGTAATAGTAAAAGATATCATCAATAAAGTCAAGATCAAtgatagaatggaaaaaaatacagatgggCTACAAATGATTAATATGTATCCTAGAGAAATATAGTAAGAATTCCTACAAATACataagaaaaagatcaaagaTTCAATAGATAAATGTGCAAAGGATAAGTACTAGCaaatcacaaaagagaaaaatccaaataatcaacaaacaaacaagcaaacctcTGagtttgtcaattaaaaaaaaaatactatataatttttcaCCCTCCAGATTTGCAAACTTGAAAGAGTGCTGGAGAGGATACTGGGAAATAAGCACTTTCATTTTGTATAGTAATTTTGTAATatctcttaaaattaaatataccccCTACCTAGCAACCCATTTCTGGGACACTACccaatagaaataaaagcacCAGTATTTATTGCAGCAATGCTATggtgaaaaaaggaaaggaaataatttaagtgaccatcaataATAGAATGGCTGAATACCTTTTCAGTATATAAATGTACTGTATATGCAGCTgctagagggaaggagagagaaaggaagagagggaatgggtgacttatttaataaatgtgatgGCATAATCAGGCACCCGATGTGAACAAAATGTATAATTCGACCTCTGTGTTATACCATAGACAAAGTAAATTCCAGAGGCAGAGGGGAActaggagaggaaaggagggaggagagagggagcgagagggAGACTTGCAGctactgattaaaaaatatatcataggTATTCCAAATGTGAAAAGCAATTACAGAGAAATGATGtggcttttcatttttacagaagaGACTACAACAAACTTTCTGTAAGTGAATGGGGAAAACATGGAAGGTTAAACATCATGTTCTTAACACTTGTTatctgggaagaagaaagaggggagaTAATAAAATAGGGGAAAGGATCTGGTGTGGAGTTGcaccattattttttctttagtttttcattgtTCCAATGGTAATGAATACTTTTCAATTTTCTATTAACACCCATATTAAATCTTCAATTACAGAACAAGACAATATCAAAAGTACCAACGTGCACTTGGGGCAAAACTGTGGGACCAGTCGTCATAAGATTTGGAGGCACAATAAGTAACAAGTAATAAATTCTTGAATCTCTGACAccaaaactgttccaaaaattcacaattacaagaacatgtcatgttttacatttaataGTTCCACGACTTTTGCAAAGAGCACAATGAATTTAAGGGGTTTTCACCAGGCCATAGACATAAATGTGAATATCGTCATCAAACTTAATGAAGTAGACGGATGGCTTGGCCACCACTTGATGGATAAAAATGCCGGTTCTCTTGGACCCATCATCTTTGGCGTGTTCCACTTGCTTGCCCACGAGGCTGTCGACCACTTCTCCAGGCTCCCGTTCTGCTGTAGGGAAATAGTAGTTGGAATCTGGAATGATGCGCAGGTCACCGTCTTTGTAGTCATCCAGCAACGTGTACATATAAAGAACAGGATCTTTCTCATAAGTGATGTAAAACCAAGTATCCATCACGGGCGCTCGCGCCAGGACCATGCCCTTCCATTCATCTTTCGTACCGTGCTCACCCTCAAACACATGCCCCACTGCTTTGCCAATCAGGGAATCCGCCAGGCGCGAATCAATGCGAGGAGTTGGCACTCTTTCGGGAAGGATTTCTAGCGCTAAAACTCTTTTATCTCGGTGCAGCTCTAGCCCATAGACACTATCTTTGCCATCATATTTGATGATGTAGAGAGTGGGCTTCACGGAAACCTGCTCAAGCACAGTGCCCTTCCACTGCTCCACGGGCTCATTGCCTTCCTTCCAGCCGTGTTGAATGCGGCAGCCCACGATGTTCCTACGCGTGAGGAAAGTGGGCTTGCGCCGCTGCTTCCTGTGGGTGTGCCTTTTCTTCATCAGGTATGCGGAGACGCCGTCTACACCCATTGGGGGCACAGTTGGGGGTGACATGGCTCAGGGTTTAAGGAGGCTCAAGCAAAGCTGCCACTTCCTCAATTAAGCTGACAAAAAGTCAACACTATCCAATATGAGATATTTTTTCGTGATCTCTGAGTCCGTCCTCCCTTCCCCAAGTGCAAGGCTCTCACCAAGGCTTGACAGAAACGCTCTAACTCTGACCGTGGGCGCCGGGGCAGCGTGGGCCTTTTGAGTGTTCTCCTTTCCCGCCCAGGAGAGGTGTCTGCAGCAGTGGCGGTTGCCGCAGCAGATGGCGGGCTAGTTTGTACTGCCTACGCCTCGCACCCACCCCGACTCCCAACCCCGAGTCCCAGAATTGACCACTTAGCTGTTATCGGGTGCTGAAGCTGCGAAACGGTGTTTGAGGAGACGGCAGGAAAGGTAGGCAAGGGATAAGAGAGATGACTGCAGCAGCAAAGGCGCAGGCAGCGGTGGGTCTCTGACAAGTCCGCGCGGCCTCGGCTTCGCAGCGCTGCTCTGTTTGGCCTAGCTCTGGCGCCGAGGTTTTTGCTGTTTCAGGAATCCGACCCCTCTGAGCCCGCCTGCGcctcggccccgccccctgccatTCCGCCTTCCGCTGGGCCTGCAGAGACAGGGCGGGTCAGTGCGCGCACCCGCGTTCAGTCCACACAGTCACAGTCTCTCACTCCATTTCCTCACGCGCTCCCTGACCGCTTCCCTCAAACTGGAGCCAGACAGGCCggtccctctgctccttctttctGGCCGCCTTTCGCCCGTCAGCCTTCTCCACAGACACTCCATCTGCTTTCTATCTTACAGGAATTCCTTACAAAgcctttataaaataatattcaatacacacatacacaaacagaGTTTGtacatacaaattattttctttcagtttaagGAATATGAGAGCAGTGAAGGAAAAGCCTGTGTACAGCCCACCATCTTGATCCAAActctcctttatattttctacctGATCACTCCCAGTAATGCCTTTTTTAATGATCTTCTTTTCTGAATGTAAAAGAAATGTACTGACATTGTGGAGAATTTCTGaaattcagtgaaataaaagacaaaactaaCTTTAATCTTACCATCtagacataaaacaaaatatttccttctcattAGTAAATCTAtgcttatattttacaaaattgtgAGATTTCAAACTTTTATagcttattttttccaatttatatCAAGAGCATTTTCCAAGCTTATCAAATACtctgaaaacatgatttttaattgtCCCTTGGTTTCTTTGTATGGATGGTCCATTATTTGTGCTAAATGACCTATGAAAAAATAGATAATGAAGCTAGTTTACCTTCATATATGGATTTATTGAGCTAGTATAaaccatattttcaaataatatttaatgccaTAGAAATCCACATATGTGATAAGAACAATGTGTGAAAAAGCAGGCAATAGGGACAAAATTGTAGAGAGAAATGAAAGGGTTTTTGTTGTATATATTTGGtgtttttctgattatagaaCTACTGCATCCTCATATGGAAAATctgaaagatagaaaagaaagtgTCCATACTTTCACCTACCTCAAGTCACAGGGCTGTGATGAGGATTAAATAGGAATGTCTGTAAACCTTTTAGCCCTGTATCCTACTTTACAAGATGGCAATTAAAGCCAGGGAAGTCTAGCTCCCTAATTCTCATTCCTCCATCCTTCACTGGTGAGAAGACAATACCTCATGTCATCACAGGTAAAATAAAGGCCATTAATTTATCTGGAAATGTAGAAAAGTAGGGGAGAGAGCTGCAAGATGACAATACTGGCTGCCTCCACATTTCATAACTACCAAGACAGGGACACAAAAACCTAGTCCTTGTACAAGTTAATAGCTAAAAGGGCAGAATATTCTGGATCCCCCAATTCCCCATGTTTCCCAGGCCAAGGACATTGAAGGTGGGATAAGTCTCCAATACTACACATTGAGAAAAGAATTCCAAGGAAGCAAGAAAGCTACATACACTAAAAGGTACTTCTAAACTCTTTAGAATGTCATAGTGGTGTGTACatattcacacatatatacaacTTACAcactgaaagaaagaagacatgtgCAAATGTCATGCCATTATGTTCCACAAAAAATGTGTTCCAGGTAATTTCCCATACCAAGATGTGCCAAGCTCTTATTGCTTAAAAAAGCAGTTGACATGTAGGAGAAGACCACACAGGTCATACAAATGGAGGGCAAACAATTCACTCAGGCCCTTTGGTTGTATACTTCAACGGAATTCTTGCTTACAACCCCACAAAGCAGCCTGAGAAAACAATTTCTAATATCCTTTCTTCTCTAAAACTGATTCTAATATTAAGTCATTACCTAACATTATGAATTCAGGGATTCAGTGGACCTTACCACACTatgatataatgtatattttgtatatctgCCCACTCAACTATAAAACCATCAAGAAAGAACTTTTATCTTGCATCTCAAGTATCTTACAAaaggtaggtactcaataaatatttatgaaataaagaaataagtagtTTTAGCTGCTCTGCTTCAATCCAAAGAAATCATCCCTAATGAAgcaagtactcttttttttttttataagattttatttatttgacagagagatacacagtgagagagggaacacaagcagggggagtgggagagggagaagcaggcttcccgccgagcagggaggccgatgcggcgcttgatcccaggaccctgagagcatgacctgagccgaaggcagctgcttaacgactgagccacctaggcgccccatgaAGCAAGTACTCTTACACAGCCTCTACAGACTAGAGTCCTAGTGACTCAAAATCtctcacagcagctttatttatccCTTCAAAACACCCAGATGACTGACCCTGTGAATGTGTCCAGAAATCTGAAAATGATTAGGAGAGCACCATCAACCTACAATATGTGGATAATAATAACATCTACCTCAAAGGGTAgctgtaaagattaaaataaataaaagtaaatttcttaACACATGAACAAACTCATGGTAAGTACTTGTGGTCTCCTAACCAGTCATCCCTAAAACAAGTCCTTTTTCTTGCCAGGTTTGTCTACAAACCACCTGGCTCATGTCCCATCTCTAATCCTTTACTCTATTTTACACTCaagatctctttttctttaaattcaatcaaCTAgtcaacatagagtacatcattagtttttgagggagtgttcattgattcattagttgcgtataacgcccagtgctcatcacaacacatgccctccttaatgcccatcacctctTTGTCAGGACCTGAGTGTAAATCAAAAAGGCACTGTGGCAAGGATTTTGTCCCTTATAGCCAGTTTCAGAGGATGCTTTCAAATGCTGTAATTTTCTAGAAGCCCAAAttctggataaataaaacattgttgaaaataaatttggGAGATACAATGATAATTTATAATTGGATGGGTGGTGGAGATAGACATAAATGTCATTAATTCCATTGTACAAGGCAGATCATAGTACATGCTATGACAGGTACAAATTAAGCACTGGTGACCCAAAGGAGGTAGTGATTTGTTATGGTTGGGGAGATTGGAAAAGACAACTTGAAACAAATGGAAGACATTCAGAAGGTGGTACAATATTGAGGCCTTTTTAGTCTAAGTAGAAAACAGCTGAAAGAAAGGCACAGAGGGATGCATGGGCATAGGATATATGAAAAACTGGTCAGAAGATGGTGGCTGGAGCACAGAGTATGCCAGACTAAGAAACAGGGTATGTGGTTTGTGGTGGGAAACAAGGTTAGTTGACAGCCTCAAATGCAGGCAATTGATTTTCCATCCACTGCAGGAATGTGATCTTCCCTCCACTGCTGAGTGGAAGCAGATGATGTTCCAATTCCTCTGATGTAGTGTTGGCAGGACCAACTAGAGAGCTGATTTTCCATGACCTATCTGGCAGAAGCAGGCAGTGATTCCCTAAGATGGCAGTGCTTCCCTGTCAGAGTAATTCGTATAAGtggtgctgagcacagaactgATCTTCCACCCCCCACTCAACAGAAGCAAGCAATGTGGTGTTTTGACTTTCTTATGTAGCGTCAGTGAGGTTTAATGGTACATTGTTCCTCCACCATCATCTGATGGTATAAGGTAGTGTTAGTGACCTCTGTTCTATAGCCTCTTCTCACCCTGCCCCCATATCAACACAACAGCAATGGAGTTGTGAATAACACAGAACAAGGCAGGGCTGTCAACACTCTGGTTTCCAACACTCTTGGAGTTAGTGAAAACCAGTGAGGAACTGAACTTACATCCCTATCTACCATCAGTGAGACTGAATGAGGAGAACAAGATGGGACTACATGGTACACAACTTTCTCTACACCTTGGTGTTAGTGAGGTCCACTGGTCAGATAAGCATTCACATCCACATCCACTTGGAGGCAGTGAGATGGTATGAGTCAGTACCCAACTTTCACTATGAAGATATTGGCAGATCTGACAAGGGAGCTAAATATCTATCTCACACACGTGCAATGAGGTAGTGTGAGTCAGTGTTCCACTTTTGCAAAGCAGGTGTCAGGAAATCCCACTAGAAGTTGACATGAACACACACCTGACCATCCAGCTACATCACAACAGGGAcactctctgttaaaaaaaaaaaaagttagatagACTACAGAGCCtcatattataatattaaaaatgataaggGTGTGATGAAAATAACAAGTCATACAAAGATCAAGGGAAATCACAACTTGAATGATGGAAGAAAATTAATAGATGTCAAGATTGAGATAAATCAATTATTGAAATAAtctgaaacattttaaagcagcTATCACAAAAATGCTTTTGTAAGCAATTATTAATTATCTTGAAAACCTCAGCAAATAAATggaaggtataaaaaaaaaagccaaacagaaaCTTTAGAATagacaataaaataatcaaaataaagatCTCCTGGGAttggaacaatttttaaaaatgtttccagtaTAGtcaatatacattgttttttaaaagatttatttatttatttatttgagagggtgagagagaaagagtgagggtaggggaagtgggggagggagagagaatctcaagaagactctgagctgagcatggagctgctgtggggctcaatctcattatcctgagatcatgacctgagctgaaaccaagagttggacacttaaccgactgaaatacccaggtacccctacatTGTTATATCAGTATCAGGTGTacattatagtgattcaacaattccatatatcacccagtaCTTAccacgacaagtgcactccttaatccacatcacctatttcacctatctcCTCATTCACCTCCCctatggtaaccatcagtttgttctctataattaagaattaTAATTAATCTATAATCTATaacctataattaagagtctgttttttggcttgtcactctctctctctccccctttgctcatttgttttgtttcatgaattccacatatgaatgaaatcatatagctTTCTACattctctgactgaattatttcacttaacattatgctctagttccatccatatcactgaaaacagcaaaatttcattcttgattatggccaaataatattccattgttataCTTATTGTCTATaagtaccacatctttttttatccattcatctgtcaatggatatgggggctgcttccataatttggctattgtaaataatgctgctataaatatagggcTACATGTATCtccttgaattagtgtttttgtaattTGGGGGTAAGTACACATTAACAAAATTACTAGATTAtagggcagttttatttttaactttttgaggaagtgccatactttttccagagtggctgcaccagtttgcattcccacccacatcacaagagggctcctttttctcaatcttcaccaacacttgttgtttcttgtgttttttatttcagtcattcagacaggtatgaggtaatatctaGTTgcagctttaatttgcattttcctgatgatgagtgatgttgagcatcttttcatgtgtctgttggccatccggatgtcttctttggagaaatgtctgttcaggtctttgctcaccccctcctttttttttagttggattatttgttttttgggtgttgagttttagaagttctttaattttaaagtatttatttaaattccacttagttaacatacagtgtaacagtttcaggagtagaatttagtaattcaacacttacatacaacagtcagtgctcatcacaagtgcactccttaatccccatcacctatttaacccatccccccaactacttcccctctggtaaccattacttttttctctatagttaagagtctgtttcttggttttcctctttctttccccatatgttcctttgttttctttcttaaattccacaaatgagtgaaatcatatgtatttgtctttctctgactgacttatttgtcatggtataatactctctagctccatccacatcacaacaaatggaaagacatcattcctttttatggctgagtaatgtaaacacacacacacatatgaatatatatatgaataaacacCCACTTCgtacctctcagaatggctaaaattaacaacacaagaaaaaacaggcattggcaaggatgcagagaaaggggaatactcttgcactgttggtgagaattcaaacaggtgcagccactctgggaaacagtaagaaagttcctcagaaagttaaaaatagaactaccctatgatccagcaattgcactactaggtatttacccaaaggataaaaaatacaaaatcgaAAGGGTATATAtaccccagtgtttataacattttcaacaatagccaaactacagaaagagcccAATGACCATcaactaataaatggataaagatgtgatctatctatctatcatctatctatctatctatctatctatctatctatctatctatctatcatctatataattcagccattaaaaggaatgaatgcttgccatctgcaatgacgtggatggagttAAAACTGTATTATGCTAaccaaaataagtcagtcagagaaagacaaataccacatgatttcagtcatatgtggaatataagaaacaagacagatgaacatatgggaagggggaaaaagagagagagaaacaaatcaTAAGGAACTCAATGATaaagaacaaagtgagggttgatggagggatgtgagtgggagatgggctaaatgggtgataggtattaggGAAGGCACTTGTCctgttgagcactgggtattatatgtaagtgatgaatcactaaattctacccctgaaaacAATGTGACACTACAtgtaactaactagaatttaaataaaaatttggagaaaaagaacatgCAATCTGCAGCTGTAATTAAATTCTCACCTttagaaataatcttaaaatatttattaacttctCACTTAAGTACTAAAGCTTCTtcagtaatttttgttttgatctAATCTGTAATACCAGTATGCCTCCCCCCTCTTATCTTAGTAtatgttaaatatgttaaatgatgATAAACAATTGAGGCAAATGACATATTCATTACATttttggcagaagacatgaacagacacttctccaaagaagacatacaaatggctcacagacacatgaaaaagtgttcaacggcattagtcatcagggaaattcaaatcaaaaccacatggagataccaccttacaccagttagaatggcaaaaattgacaaggcaagaaacaacaaatgttggagaggttgtggagaaaggggaactctcttacactgttggtgggaatgcaagttggtacagccactttggaaaacagtgtggaggtacctcaaaaatttaaaaagagagctacactatgacccagcaatggcactactgggtatttaccccaaagatacagatatagtgaaaagaagggccacatgcaccccaatgttcatatcagcaatgtccacaatagccaaactgtggaaagtgccaagattcccttcaacagatgaatggataaagaagttgtggcccatatatacaatggaatattactcagccatcagaaaggatgaatacccaacatttgcatcaacatggatggaactggaggagattatgctgagtgaaataagtcaagcagagaaagtcaattatcatatggtttcacttatttgtggaacataaggaatagaatggaggacattagaagaaggaagggaaaaatgaaaggaggaaaatcagaggggggagatgaaccatgagagactatggactctgggaaacaatctgagggttttagaggggagggggtgggggatgggttatcctggtgatgagaattaaggagggcacatattgcatggagcactgggtgttatatgcaagcaaagaatcatggaatactacatcaaaaactaattatgtactg from Neomonachus schauinslandi chromosome X, ASM220157v2, whole genome shotgun sequence encodes the following:
- the SPIN4 gene encoding spindlin-4 encodes the protein MSPPTVPPMGVDGVSAYLMKKRHTHRKQRRKPTFLTRRNIVGCRIQHGWKEGNEPVEQWKGTVLEQVSVKPTLYIIKYDGKDSVYGLELHRDKRVLALEILPERVPTPRIDSRLADSLIGKAVGHVFEGEHGTKDEWKGMVLARAPVMDTWFYITYEKDPVLYMYTLLDDYKDGDLRIIPDSNYYFPTAEREPGEVVDSLVGKQVEHAKDDGSKRTGIFIHQVVAKPSVYFIKFDDDIHIYVYGLVKTP